A genomic region of Zalophus californianus isolate mZalCal1 chromosome 1, mZalCal1.pri.v2, whole genome shotgun sequence contains the following coding sequences:
- the LOC113917918 gene encoding dnaJ homolog subfamily A member 2-like produces MANVADTKLYDFLGVPPGASENELKKAYRKLAKEYHPDKNPNAGEKFKEISFAYEVLSNPEKRELYDRYGEQGLREGSGGGGGMDDIFSHIFGGGLFGFMGNQSRNRNGRRREDMMHPLKVSLEDLYNGKTTKLQLSKNVLCSACSGQGGKSGAVQKCSACRGRGVRIMIRQLAPGMVQQMQSVCSDCNGEGEVINEKDRHKKCEGKKVIKEVKILEVHVDKGMKHGQRITFTGEADQAPGGEALCGFQFTFKHLDGRQIVVKYPPGKVIESGCVRVVRGEGMPQYRNPFEKGDLYIKFDVQFPENNWISPDKLSELEDLLPSRPEVPNIIGDTEEVELQEFDSTRGSGGGQRHEAYNNSSDEESSSHHGPGVQCAHQ; encoded by the coding sequence ATGGCAAACGTGGCCGACACCAAGCTATACGACTTCCTGGGCGTCCCGCCCGGCGCCAGTGAGAACGAGCTGAAGAAGGCATACAGAAAGTTAGCCAAGGAATACCATCCTGATAAGAATCCAAATGCTggtgaaaaattcaaagaaatcagTTTTGCATATGAAGTACTGTCAAATCCTGAGAAGCGTGAATTGTATGACAGATATGGAGAACAAGGTCTTCGGGAAGGTAGCGGTGGAGGTGGTGGCATGGATGAtattttctctcacatttttgGTGGGGGATTGTTCGGCTTCATGGGCAATCAGAGTAGAAATCGAAATGGCAGAAGAAGAGAAGACATGATGCATCCACTTAAAGTGTCTTTAGAAGATCTGTATAATGGCAAGACAACCAAACTACAACTTAGCAAGAATGTACTCTGTAGTGCATGCAGCGGCCAAGGTGGAAAGTCTGGAGCTGTTCAGAAGTGTAGTGCTTGTCGGGGTCGAGGCGTACGCATCATGATCAGACAGCTGGCTCCAGGAATGGTACAACAGATGCAGTCTGTGTGTTCTGACTGTAATGGAGAAGGAGAGGTAATTAATGAAAAGGACCGCCATAAAAAATGTGAGGGGAAGAAGGTGATTAAAGAAGTCAAGATTCTTGAAGTCCACGTAGACAAAGGCATGAAACATGGACAGAGAATTACATTCACTGGGGAAGCAGATCAGGCCCCAGGAGGGGAAGCTCTATGTGGATTTCAGTTCACATTTAAGCACCTTGATGGACGTCAGATTGTGGTGAAATACCCCCCCGGAAAAGTAATTGAATCAGGATGTGTCCGTGTAGTTCGAGGGGAAGGAATGCCACAGTATCGTAATCCCTTTGAAAAAGGTGATCTCTACATAAAGTTTGATGTGCAGTTTCCTGAAAACAACTGGATCAGCCCAGACAAGCTTTCTGAGCTAGAAGATCTTCTGCCATCTAGACCAGAAGTTCCAAACATAATTGGAGACACAGAGGAGGTAGAGCTTCAAGAATTTGATAGCACTCGGGGCTCGGGAGGTGGTCAGAGGCATGAAGCCTATAACAATAGCTCTGATGAAGAAAGCAGCAGCCATCATGGGCCAG